A single Sulfurimonas aquatica DNA region contains:
- a CDS encoding TetR/AcrR family transcriptional regulator — MSTTSIFVKNTGTKEKILKASTALFSELGYKGASVRKIAAQVGIRESALYNHFKNKEEIFLEVAKGIFSSPFSIDSSQIKELAERGKPFIQKFTMQYKMLTFDKNNEKMFRLLMIELLQNKELREQFMSEFHEKNIKVLSEGFFIMMQNSLIRSHDPMMLSYEFLSTLFYMRLQVTLLRFDSLSADSLSTQFEKHVDFFWESIKM, encoded by the coding sequence ATGTCTACTACATCGATATTTGTTAAGAATACAGGAACTAAAGAGAAAATACTAAAAGCATCAACTGCCCTCTTCTCTGAGCTGGGATATAAGGGCGCAAGTGTAAGAAAAATAGCAGCTCAAGTTGGGATAAGAGAGAGTGCTTTGTATAATCATTTTAAGAATAAAGAGGAAATATTTTTAGAGGTAGCAAAGGGTATTTTTTCATCACCCTTCTCTATTGATAGCTCTCAAATTAAAGAATTAGCTGAGCGTGGAAAACCATTTATACAGAAATTTACTATGCAGTACAAGATGCTTACCTTTGACAAAAATAACGAAAAAATGTTTAGGTTGCTCATGATTGAGCTTTTACAGAATAAAGAGCTTAGAGAGCAGTTTATGAGCGAGTTTCATGAGAAAAATATTAAGGTACTTTCTGAGGGCTTCTTTATCATGATGCAGAACTCTCTCATACGCTCACACGACCCGATGATGCTCTCTTATGAATTCCTATCCACCCTATTCTATATGAGACTTCAGGTTACTCTGCTGCGTTTTGATTCACTTTCTGCTGATTCTTTATCAACACAATTTGAAAAGCATGTAGATTTCTTTTGGGAAAGTATTAAGATGTAA
- a CDS encoding heavy-metal-associated domain-containing protein, translated as MIQTLEVHNLSCGACASTIRTGLGNAGFTSVKVNILSTPHTVSAEIENDERLELFKKVLRDHGYPLIEDEVIEPDMSKINYA; from the coding sequence ATGATACAAACTTTAGAAGTACACAATCTTAGTTGTGGCGCCTGTGCATCCACAATAAGAACGGGACTTGGTAATGCAGGGTTCACTTCTGTTAAAGTAAATATTCTCAGTACTCCTCATACTGTAAGTGCTGAGATAGAAAACGATGAGAGATTAGAGCTTTTTAAAAAAGTTTTGAGAGATCATGGATATCCTCTAATAGAAGATGAAGTGATAGAGCCCGATATGTCAAAGATTAATTACGCATAA
- the sucD gene encoding succinate--CoA ligase subunit alpha has translation MSILINKDTKVIVQGFTGKEGTFHAEQCLAYGTKIVGGVTPNKGGQEHLGQPVFNTVADAVKGTGATVSMIFVPPAFVGDAVMEAAEAGIELAVIITEGAPVKDMQAAKAHATKHGMKTLGPNCPGIITAEECKIGIMPGMIFKKGNVGLISKSGTLTYEGTNQVVKAGYGITTAVGIGGDPIIGLSYNQLLPMFEADPETECIVMIGEIGGDLEIQAAKLIKEQITKPVVAFIAGQTAPKGKTMGHAGAIVSGSAGTAAEKMAALEAAGVTVVVSPAEIGKAVTKAMAKK, from the coding sequence ATGTCAATTTTAATAAATAAAGATACAAAAGTAATTGTTCAAGGTTTTACAGGTAAAGAGGGTACTTTCCATGCTGAACAGTGTTTAGCATATGGAACTAAGATTGTTGGTGGTGTTACACCAAACAAGGGTGGTCAAGAGCATTTAGGTCAACCAGTATTTAATACTGTTGCAGATGCTGTAAAAGGAACAGGTGCTACTGTTTCTATGATTTTCGTTCCACCTGCATTTGTTGGTGATGCTGTAATGGAAGCTGCTGAAGCTGGGATTGAACTTGCTGTAATTATTACAGAGGGTGCACCGGTTAAAGATATGCAAGCTGCTAAAGCTCATGCTACTAAGCATGGCATGAAAACACTTGGGCCAAACTGTCCTGGTATTATCACTGCTGAAGAGTGTAAGATTGGAATCATGCCAGGTATGATCTTCAAAAAAGGTAATGTTGGTCTTATCTCTAAGAGTGGTACATTAACTTATGAAGGTACTAATCAAGTTGTTAAAGCTGGTTATGGTATTACGACTGCTGTTGGTATTGGTGGGGACCCAATTATTGGTCTTTCATACAACCAGCTTTTACCAATGTTTGAGGCTGATCCAGAGACTGAATGTATCGTTATGATCGGTGAAATTGGTGGAGATCTTGAGATTCAAGCTGCTAAACTAATTAAAGAGCAAATCACTAAACCAGTTGTTGCATTTATCGCAGGTCAAACTGCACCTAAAGGTAAAACTATGGGTCATGCTGGTGCTATCGTATCTGGTTCTGCTGGAACTGCAGCTGAAAAAATGGCAGCCCTTGAAGCAGCAGGTGTTACTGTTGTTGTTTCTCCAGCTGAAATTGGAAAAGCCGTTACTAAGGCAATGGCTAAAAAGTAA
- the sucC gene encoding ADP-forming succinate--CoA ligase subunit beta, whose product MNIHEYQAKQIFAKYGVPTPKGIMAESVKAAVDAAEVLGGPVWVVKAQIHAGGRGLGGGVKLAKSLEEVEALSNEILGMTLVTHQTGPEGKLVQKLYIEDGADIKDEFYLSVVLDRKLEMPLIMASTEGGMNIEDVAENTPEKIITVPVDPAIGFQGFHGRELAFGLGITDKNEQKNIIDFAQKLFKLYMENDAEMIEINPLVRTGSGDFLALDGKMGFDNSALKRNPDIARMRDLSEEDADEVEAAKYGLSYVALDGEIGCMVNGAGLAMGTMDTINHMGGTPANFLDVGGSANAETVAKGFEIILKNPNVKAIFVNIFGGIVRCDRIANGIIEATKITDVNVPVIVRLDGTNAPEASEILKNANIPNLIVGDDLGDGAAKAVAAAKGE is encoded by the coding sequence ATGAATATACATGAATATCAAGCAAAACAAATTTTTGCTAAATATGGTGTGCCAACACCAAAAGGAATTATGGCTGAAAGTGTTAAAGCTGCTGTTGATGCGGCTGAAGTACTTGGTGGTCCAGTATGGGTAGTTAAGGCTCAAATACATGCAGGTGGTCGTGGTTTAGGTGGTGGTGTTAAGCTAGCTAAATCTCTTGAAGAAGTAGAGGCACTATCTAATGAGATTCTTGGAATGACATTAGTGACTCACCAGACAGGTCCTGAAGGTAAGTTAGTTCAAAAACTTTATATAGAAGATGGTGCAGATATCAAAGATGAGTTTTACCTTTCTGTTGTTTTAGACAGAAAACTAGAAATGCCTTTAATTATGGCATCTACTGAAGGTGGAATGAATATTGAAGATGTTGCTGAAAATACTCCAGAAAAAATCATTACTGTTCCTGTAGATCCTGCTATTGGTTTTCAAGGATTTCACGGTAGAGAACTTGCTTTTGGTTTAGGTATTACAGATAAAAATGAACAAAAAAATATTATAGATTTTGCACAAAAGCTTTTCAAGTTATATATGGAAAATGATGCAGAGATGATTGAGATCAATCCTCTTGTAAGAACTGGTTCAGGCGACTTTTTAGCACTTGATGGAAAAATGGGATTTGATAACTCTGCTCTTAAACGTAATCCTGATATAGCTAGAATGAGAGATTTAAGTGAAGAAGACGCTGATGAAGTAGAAGCTGCTAAATATGGTCTTTCTTATGTTGCTCTTGATGGTGAAATAGGTTGTATGGTAAATGGTGCTGGTCTTGCGATGGGTACTATGGATACAATTAACCATATGGGTGGAACTCCAGCCAACTTTCTTGATGTTGGTGGTAGTGCAAACGCTGAGACTGTTGCAAAAGGTTTTGAGATCATTCTTAAAAACCCAAATGTTAAAGCAATTTTCGTAAATATTTTTGGTGGTATTGTTCGTTGTGATCGTATTGCGAATGGTATTATCGAAGCTACAAAGATAACTGATGTAAATGTTCCAGTTATTGTTCGTCTTGATGGTACAAATGCTCCTGAAGCATCAGAAATTCTAAAAAATGCAAATATTCCAAACTTGATTGTTGGTGATGACTTAGGTGACGGTGCTGCAAAAGCAGTTGCTGCAGCGAAAGGAGAGTAA
- the fumC gene encoding class II fumarate hydratase — translation MSTRIEKDTMGDMEVPVDAYWAAQTQRSIQNFAIGEETMPYEITRGFSYLKKAVALVNKDLGKLDAKKADAIAAAADDMLAGKLDGNYPLVVWQTGSGTQSNMNNNEVLANRATEILGGDFRTEKLVHPNDDVNKSQSSNDTYPTALHVAAVISVETRLLPAIAKLKATLADKSAKFESVVKIGRTHLQDATPLTLGQEISGWVEMLNKCEKMAKDSLEPVRELALGGTAVGTGLNAHPELGERVAKKLSELTGHDFITAPNKFHSLTSHDALVYSHGALKALAADMMKIANDVRWLASGPRCGLGELEIPANEPGSSIMPGKVNPTQAEAVTMVTCQVFGNDVSISMGASQGNFELNVFKPVIALNYLQSVRLLADSITSFNDHCAVGIEPVADKIDHFLHDSLMLVTALNPYVGYDNAAKIAKTAHANNSTLKETAIELGLLTAEEFDKYVVPEDMIAPKA, via the coding sequence ATGAGTACAAGAATTGAAAAAGACACAATGGGTGATATGGAAGTTCCAGTAGATGCATACTGGGCTGCTCAAACTCAAAGATCTATACAAAACTTTGCTATTGGCGAAGAGACAATGCCATATGAAATCACAAGGGGATTTTCATATCTTAAAAAAGCAGTTGCACTTGTAAACAAAGACCTTGGTAAACTTGATGCTAAAAAAGCTGATGCTATTGCTGCAGCAGCTGATGATATGCTTGCAGGTAAACTTGATGGAAATTACCCATTAGTTGTATGGCAAACAGGCTCAGGTACGCAATCAAATATGAACAATAATGAAGTTCTTGCAAATCGAGCTACTGAGATTCTTGGTGGAGATTTTAGAACTGAGAAGCTAGTTCATCCAAATGATGACGTTAATAAATCTCAATCTTCAAATGACACTTATCCAACTGCACTTCATGTTGCAGCTGTTATTTCCGTAGAGACTCGTCTTCTACCGGCTATTGCAAAATTAAAAGCAACTTTAGCTGATAAATCTGCTAAATTTGAATCTGTTGTAAAAATAGGTCGTACACACCTTCAAGATGCTACTCCATTGACTTTAGGTCAGGAGATTAGTGGTTGGGTAGAAATGCTTAACAAGTGTGAAAAAATGGCAAAAGACTCTCTAGAGCCAGTTCGTGAACTTGCTCTAGGTGGTACAGCTGTTGGAACAGGTCTTAATGCTCACCCAGAACTTGGTGAGAGAGTTGCTAAAAAGCTTTCAGAGCTAACAGGTCATGATTTTATCACTGCACCTAACAAGTTTCACTCTTTAACTTCACATGATGCTTTAGTTTATTCTCATGGTGCTCTAAAAGCTCTTGCAGCTGACATGATGAAGATAGCAAATGACGTTAGATGGTTAGCATCTGGGCCTCGATGTGGTCTTGGTGAGTTGGAAATTCCTGCGAATGAGCCAGGTTCTTCTATTATGCCAGGTAAAGTTAATCCTACTCAAGCTGAGGCTGTAACTATGGTTACGTGTCAAGTGTTTGGTAATGATGTTTCTATATCTATGGGCGCGTCTCAAGGTAATTTTGAGCTTAATGTGTTTAAGCCGGTTATCGCTCTAAACTACCTACAATCTGTGCGTTTATTAGCTGATTCAATCACATCATTTAATGACCACTGTGCAGTTGGTATTGAGCCTGTTGCAGATAAGATAGATCATTTTTTACATGATTCACTTATGTTAGTAACTGCTCTTAACCCATATGTAGGTTATGACAACGCAGCTAAAATAGCTAAAACTGCACATGCTAATAACTCAACTTTAAAAGAGACAGCTATTGAGCTTGGTCTTTTAACGGCTGAAGAGTTTGACAAGTATGTAGTACCAGAAGATATGATTGCACCCAAGGCCTAA
- the mdh gene encoding malate dehydrogenase, with translation MSQGKRVGIVGAGNVGATVAYSLAMLGACHEIILRDNKMDVARGKALDMSQAASAVRSHTVVKVAEDMSDLVNCDVVVITAGSPRLPGMSRDDLLMINAKITKEVIQGVAKYSPNAIIIMVSNPLDAMTYVALKESGFDRSRVIGMAGILDSSRMAAFIQEKLGYGGGQIRASVMGGHGDDMVPLPRYSTVAGVPLTDVLSDEQIEEVVTRTRHGGAEIVGHLKTGSAYYAPAKSAAIMVDAILKDTKQIHPCAVCLDGEYGYSDVVSGVPVMLGANGAEKIIEVTLNDTEKEMFKNSCASVQELIDTLNTNNFFEGE, from the coding sequence ATGAGTCAAGGAAAAAGAGTAGGTATTGTTGGTGCCGGCAATGTTGGTGCAACGGTAGCTTATTCTCTGGCAATGCTTGGAGCATGTCATGAAATAATTTTACGCGATAATAAAATGGATGTAGCAAGAGGAAAGGCACTTGATATGTCTCAAGCAGCATCTGCTGTTCGTAGTCATACGGTTGTAAAAGTTGCTGAAGATATGTCTGATTTAGTTAACTGTGATGTAGTTGTAATTACAGCAGGTAGCCCAAGGCTTCCAGGTATGAGTCGTGATGACCTACTTATGATAAACGCAAAGATTACAAAAGAAGTTATTCAAGGTGTTGCAAAATATTCTCCAAATGCAATCATTATCATGGTATCAAACCCTTTAGATGCAATGACTTATGTAGCACTAAAAGAGAGTGGTTTTGATAGAAGTCGTGTTATAGGAATGGCTGGAATACTTGACAGCTCTCGTATGGCTGCGTTTATCCAAGAGAAACTCGGTTATGGTGGTGGACAAATTCGTGCATCTGTAATGGGAGGCCATGGTGATGACATGGTACCTCTTCCACGTTACTCAACTGTAGCTGGTGTTCCACTTACAGATGTATTAAGTGATGAGCAAATAGAAGAGGTTGTTACTCGTACTCGTCATGGTGGTGCTGAAATTGTTGGTCATTTAAAAACTGGTTCAGCTTACTATGCTCCAGCAAAATCTGCAGCTATCATGGTAGATGCAATACTCAAAGACACAAAACAGATTCATCCATGTGCAGTTTGCCTGGATGGAGAGTATGGTTATAGTGATGTAGTTTCAGGTGTTCCAGTTATGCTAGGTGCTAATGGTGCAGAAAAAATCATTGAAGTAACTTTAAATGATACAGAAAAAGAGATGTTTAAAAACTCTTGTGCATCTGTTCAGGAACTTATTGACACATTAAATACAAATAATTTTTTTGAAGGAGAGTAA
- a CDS encoding NADP-dependent isocitrate dehydrogenase, whose translation MSKIIWSVIDEAPALATYSLLPIVNAFTQAAGVEVVTSDISLSGRVLAAMGLAEDELSKLGEVVQQPDGNIIKLPNISASVGQLKDCIAELQSQGHKIPDYPENPANAEEEAIQAKYATCLGSAVNPVLREGNSDRRAAVAVKKFAQNNPHKLRPFAENSAAYVAHMGGNGDFFSNEKSVTIDKDQKVTIALNGKELTTIDGVASEVLDGTFMSVSALRAFYKKTIVEAREKGLIWSLHLKATMMKISDPIMFGHGFEIFFEEVFAKYADTFKELNVNPNQGMSDLEKKIAGHAKEAEIKAAFLAVVEGDSPKIAMVDSDKGQTNFNASNDVIIDASMPVVVREGGKQWDRTGAALETVAVIPDSTYGMFHAEMVADCVKNGQYDVATMGTMQNIGLMAQKAEEYGSHPTTFELAEAGTVTVTGAAGVLMSFECEAGDIWRLARTKDIPIRDWVRLTVERTRLENVPAVFWLDETRAHDAELIKKVNAYLKDHDTTGLDIQFMNVTNATRFTNARVREGKVTIAVTGNVLRDHLTDMYPILELGTSAKMLSIVPLIAGGGLYETGAGGSAPKHVEQFVKEGHLRWDSLGEFLALAESLRFLGQKHGDAKLTALTLGLDAANEGYLDNNKEPGRKVGQPDNKASHFFLAQYWAKALAEGADAELAAKFAPVAKALTENEAKIIEELLAVEGKAQDIGGYFRPDDAKAEKAMRPSATLNAIIDAI comes from the coding sequence ATGTCAAAAATCATTTGGTCAGTTATTGACGAAGCACCAGCTCTAGCGACTTACTCGCTATTACCAATCGTAAACGCGTTTACTCAAGCAGCAGGCGTTGAAGTAGTTACAAGTGATATTTCACTTTCAGGTCGTGTTCTTGCAGCAATGGGTCTTGCAGAAGATGAACTTTCTAAATTAGGTGAAGTTGTTCAACAACCAGATGGAAACATTATTAAACTTCCAAATATTTCTGCATCTGTTGGTCAACTTAAAGATTGTATCGCTGAACTTCAGTCTCAAGGTCATAAAATCCCTGATTATCCTGAAAATCCAGCGAATGCTGAAGAGGAAGCTATCCAGGCTAAGTATGCTACTTGTTTAGGTTCTGCTGTTAATCCAGTACTTCGTGAAGGTAACTCAGACAGACGTGCTGCAGTAGCTGTTAAGAAGTTTGCTCAAAATAATCCACACAAGCTACGTCCATTTGCTGAAAATTCAGCTGCATATGTAGCGCACATGGGTGGAAATGGAGATTTCTTTTCAAATGAGAAATCTGTAACAATAGATAAAGATCAAAAAGTAACTATCGCACTTAACGGTAAAGAGTTGACTACTATTGATGGTGTTGCTTCTGAAGTACTTGATGGTACATTTATGTCAGTTTCTGCATTACGTGCTTTTTATAAGAAAACAATAGTTGAAGCTAGAGAAAAAGGCCTAATCTGGTCTTTACACCTTAAAGCTACAATGATGAAAATCTCTGATCCAATTATGTTTGGTCACGGTTTTGAAATCTTCTTCGAAGAAGTATTTGCTAAATATGCTGATACATTTAAAGAGTTAAATGTTAATCCTAACCAAGGTATGTCAGATTTAGAGAAAAAAATCGCTGGTCATGCGAAAGAAGCTGAAATTAAAGCGGCTTTCTTAGCAGTAGTTGAAGGTGATTCTCCAAAAATTGCTATGGTTGATTCTGATAAAGGTCAAACTAACTTTAATGCTTCTAATGATGTAATTATTGATGCTTCTATGCCAGTTGTTGTACGTGAAGGTGGTAAGCAGTGGGACAGAACTGGTGCTGCACTAGAGACTGTTGCTGTTATTCCTGATTCTACTTATGGTATGTTCCATGCTGAAATGGTAGCTGATTGTGTTAAAAATGGTCAGTACGATGTAGCAACAATGGGTACAATGCAAAATATCGGTCTTATGGCACAAAAAGCTGAAGAGTATGGTTCTCACCCAACAACATTCGAACTTGCTGAAGCTGGTACAGTTACTGTAACTGGTGCTGCTGGTGTTCTTATGTCTTTTGAGTGTGAAGCTGGTGATATCTGGAGACTTGCTCGTACTAAAGATATTCCAATTCGTGACTGGGTTCGTTTAACTGTAGAGAGAACTCGCCTAGAAAATGTTCCTGCTGTATTCTGGTTAGATGAAACTCGTGCCCACGATGCTGAACTTATCAAAAAAGTTAATGCATATCTTAAAGATCACGATACTACTGGTCTAGATATTCAATTTATGAATGTAACAAACGCTACTCGTTTTACTAATGCTCGTGTTCGTGAAGGTAAAGTTACTATCGCTGTAACTGGTAACGTTTTACGTGACCACTTAACTGACATGTACCCAATTTTAGAGCTTGGAACATCTGCAAAAATGCTTTCTATCGTTCCTTTAATTGCTGGTGGTGGTCTATATGAGACTGGTGCTGGTGGATCTGCTCCTAAACACGTTGAGCAATTCGTTAAAGAGGGTCACTTACGTTGGGATTCACTTGGTGAGTTCTTAGCACTTGCTGAGTCTTTACGTTTCTTAGGTCAAAAACATGGTGATGCAAAACTTACTGCTTTAACTTTAGGTCTTGATGCTGCAAATGAAGGTTATCTAGATAACAATAAAGAGCCAGGTCGTAAAGTTGGTCAACCAGACAACAAAGCTTCTCACTTTTTCTTAGCTCAGTATTGGGCTAAAGCACTTGCTGAAGGTGCTGATGCAGAATTAGCAGCTAAGTTTGCTCCTGTAGCAAAAGCACTTACTGAAAATGAAGCAAAAATCATTGAAGAGTTATTAGCTGTTGAAGGTAAAGCTCAAGATATCGGTGGTTACTTCCGTCCAGATGATGCTAAAGCTGAAAAAGCAATGCGTCCATCTGCTACTTTAAACGCTATTATCGACGCTATATAA
- the mltG gene encoding endolytic transglycosylase MltG: MPFDRVINTMENSKKMKIKKLLIIEYVFEIALIIILSFIYYLNKPIETPKVLYIHKGSINNIITQMKENKYDVNKLDTFVLRAIGLPQSGWIDLTNNINTKADFLYKLTTAKAALQNVTLIPGETTYVFLHQLADKLNLNVKKLQEVFKTLSPIEEGALVPDTYRVPIGITEVELITLLLKVSNEKMQEFSNKVFGTYNQVKWFNYVALASIIQKESANIEEMPLVSSVIHNRLNKGMKLQMDGSLNYGKYSHVKITAKRIKTDTSQYNTYLHKGIPKIPVCNVSFDAIRAAIFPTKSNYLYFVKSKSNTHEFSCNYSTHLKNISDTKRNK, translated from the coding sequence ATGCCATTTGATAGAGTGATAAACACGATGGAGAATAGTAAAAAAATGAAAATAAAGAAATTACTAATAATAGAATATGTATTTGAAATAGCACTAATTATTATTTTATCATTCATATATTACCTAAATAAGCCAATTGAAACCCCAAAAGTACTATATATACACAAAGGCTCTATAAATAATATTATAACGCAAATGAAAGAAAATAAATATGATGTTAATAAACTTGATACATTTGTTTTAAGAGCTATAGGACTACCACAAAGTGGTTGGATAGATTTAACAAACAATATAAACACAAAAGCAGACTTTTTATATAAACTGACAACTGCTAAAGCTGCACTACAAAATGTAACACTTATCCCAGGGGAGACTACATATGTATTTTTGCATCAACTTGCAGATAAATTAAATCTCAATGTAAAAAAATTACAAGAAGTTTTCAAAACTCTCTCTCCGATAGAGGAGGGTGCTTTGGTCCCTGACACATACCGTGTTCCAATCGGAATCACAGAGGTAGAGTTAATTACATTGTTACTTAAAGTATCAAATGAAAAAATGCAAGAGTTTTCAAATAAAGTATTCGGAACATACAATCAAGTTAAATGGTTTAACTATGTTGCTCTAGCTTCTATTATTCAAAAGGAGTCTGCTAATATAGAAGAGATGCCTTTGGTGAGCTCTGTTATACATAATAGATTAAACAAAGGCATGAAGCTACAGATGGATGGTTCACTTAACTATGGCAAATATTCTCATGTTAAGATAACAGCTAAAAGAATCAAAACAGACACATCCCAATATAATACATACTTACACAAAGGAATTCCGAAAATACCAGTTTGCAATGTAAGCTTTGATGCTATTAGAGCTGCTATATTTCCCACAAAGAGTAATTATCTATATTTTGTCAAATCAAAAAGCAATACACATGAATTCTCATGTAACTATTCTACACATCTTAAAAATATAAGTGATACGAAACGAAACAAATAA